A window of Flavobacterium flavigenum contains these coding sequences:
- a CDS encoding DUF4159 domain-containing protein → MKKILCLFLLASISSFAQEIALLKYSGGGDWYANPTSLPNLIRFCNSTIHTQIKAKPSTVEPGNPDLLSYPFVHMTGHGNVVFSDADITNLRNYLNGGGFLHIDDNYGMDQYIRKEIKKIFPNTNLVEIPANHAIFQKPFPFPNGLPKIHEHDAKRPQAFGIFVENKLVLLYTYECDLGDGWEDPEVNNDPAEVRQKALKMGANIINYIFTN, encoded by the coding sequence ATGAAAAAAATATTGTGCCTGTTTTTATTGGCTTCTATTTCTTCTTTCGCACAAGAAATTGCCTTATTAAAATATAGCGGCGGCGGAGACTGGTATGCAAATCCTACTTCACTGCCAAACTTAATTCGGTTTTGTAATTCCACCATTCATACTCAAATAAAAGCAAAACCCTCAACAGTAGAACCCGGAAATCCTGATTTGCTCTCTTACCCTTTTGTACACATGACGGGACATGGAAATGTTGTTTTTAGTGATGCTGATATAACAAATCTTAGAAACTACCTAAACGGAGGCGGTTTCCTGCATATTGATGATAATTACGGGATGGATCAATATATTAGAAAAGAAATAAAAAAAATATTTCCAAATACTAATTTAGTTGAGATTCCGGCTAATCATGCTATTTTTCAAAAACCTTTTCCTTTTCCGAACGGGCTGCCAAAAATTCATGAACACGATGCTAAAAGACCTCAGGCTTTTGGGATTTTTGTAGAAAATAAGCTGGTTTTACTGTATACTTACGAATGTGACCTCGGTGATGGCTGGGAAGATCCAGAAGTAAATAATGATCCGGCCGAAGTACGCCAAAAAGCATTAAAAATGGGTGCCAACATCATCAATTATATTTTCACCAATTAA
- a CDS encoding TrmH family RNA methyltransferase — translation MQLTHEENQFESKTFPITLVCDHIYFQQNIGSLFRISEAFGIEKIIFLGKDIPLNPRKINKTSRSTHLHVSHTVIEETDELIHYLLENQFEIIALEITHNSKPLKEIIIPDDKKIALLIGSEIDGISSNLLKISNQIVHITMFGKNSSMNVVQATSIALYELTS, via the coding sequence GTGCAGCTTACCCACGAAGAAAATCAATTTGAAAGTAAAACATTTCCCATAACCCTCGTTTGCGATCATATCTACTTTCAGCAAAATATTGGTTCTCTTTTTAGGATTAGTGAAGCTTTTGGCATTGAAAAAATCATTTTTTTAGGAAAAGATATTCCGTTAAATCCCAGAAAAATAAATAAAACTTCAAGAAGTACTCATCTTCATGTTTCTCATACTGTTATTGAAGAAACAGATGAATTAATTCATTATCTACTTGAAAACCAATTTGAAATTATTGCTTTAGAAATTACACATAACAGCAAGCCTTTAAAAGAAATCATAATTCCTGATGATAAAAAAATAGCACTTTTGATAGGAAGTGAAATTGACGGAATTTCAAGTAATCTCTTAAAAATTTCAAATCAAATTGTCCATATTACGATGTTTGGAAAAAACAGCAGCATGAATGTTGTTCAGGCAACAAGCATAGCTTTGTACGAATTAACTTCTTAA
- a CDS encoding zinc metalloprotease: MKKILFSAVTALMLFSCQNDKTESSDPDLNVASRRGCASQEVLEGQLKANPALALKMNEIEAFTAKHSLDKFTGRLVNGKIEIPVVVNVLYRTTAQNISDAQIQSQIDVLNKDFNALNSDYNNVPALFSGVKANIGITFVLDQVIRKSTTKTSWGTNDAMKKTAQGGLAPTSPTTKLNLWSCVIGNDILGYAQFPGGPSSTDGVVIDYRYFGLSGAANAPFNLGRTGTHEVGHWMNLRHIWGDATCGSDLVADTPTHNAENYGVPAYPHYSTCAGNPVEMTMNYMDYTNDNAMYMFTNGQKTRISAIFTTGGARASFAQ, translated from the coding sequence ATGAAAAAAATTCTTTTTTCCGCCGTTACAGCTCTAATGCTGTTTTCTTGTCAAAATGATAAGACAGAATCTTCAGATCCTGATTTAAATGTAGCTTCAAGACGTGGTTGTGCATCGCAAGAAGTTTTAGAAGGACAATTAAAAGCTAACCCCGCATTAGCTCTTAAAATGAATGAAATTGAAGCTTTTACAGCTAAACATTCCTTAGATAAATTTACAGGTCGTTTAGTAAACGGTAAAATCGAAATTCCTGTAGTAGTAAATGTATTATACAGAACTACTGCACAAAACATTTCTGATGCACAGATTCAATCGCAAATTGATGTCCTTAACAAAGACTTTAACGCCCTGAATTCAGATTATAATAATGTTCCGGCACTCTTTTCGGGTGTAAAAGCGAATATCGGGATTACATTTGTTTTAGATCAGGTCATTAGAAAATCTACAACAAAAACTTCCTGGGGTACAAATGACGCCATGAAAAAAACTGCCCAGGGCGGTCTGGCACCAACATCACCTACAACCAAACTTAATTTATGGTCATGTGTGATTGGTAATGATATTTTAGGATACGCACAATTTCCGGGAGGACCATCATCAACAGACGGAGTCGTAATTGATTACCGCTATTTTGGTTTATCTGGTGCAGCTAATGCTCCCTTTAATTTAGGAAGAACAGGTACTCACGAAGTAGGTCACTGGATGAATTTACGTCACATTTGGGGAGATGCAACTTGCGGAAGCGATTTAGTAGCTGATACACCAACCCATAATGCAGAAAATTACGGTGTACCGGCTTATCCTCATTATAGCACATGTGCCGGAAATCCTGTAGAAATGACAATGAATTACATGGATTACACCAATGATAATGCTATGTATATGTTTACAAATGGACAAAAAACCCGAATATCAGCCATATTTACAACGGGAGGAGCAAGAGCCTCATTTGCTCAATAA
- a CDS encoding AI-2E family transporter yields MVTSKTISNGILRALATILIIGLVLYFLYEIQTVIVYLCISLLLCLIANPLVLFLKNKLKFSNSLAATTTIVFFIFLIVGFILLFVPLIISQANNLALLDTAQLQTKFIETEKHLEDYFNIQHIDLNKIIKDSKLTSVLDFSYFTGFINSIINFMADMGMGLVSVFFITFFFIKDQDIFKNQARRVLPDSNEDKILNSITKINHLLTRYFIGLLLQLIVVFVLYLIVLLIFGNENAFVIAFLCAILNIIPYLGPIIGTTLAGILTMISMIGQDFQSEIVPKTIYVIIGFLIVQAIDNNISQPIISSKSVNSHPLEIFLIILISGITFGIVGMIIAVPAFTMIKVILKEFFPDNKIVSVLTERI; encoded by the coding sequence ATGGTAACATCAAAAACTATTTCGAACGGTATTTTAAGAGCCTTAGCCACAATCTTAATAATTGGTCTTGTTTTATACTTTTTATACGAAATACAAACCGTAATTGTGTACTTATGCATTTCTTTACTATTATGTTTAATTGCAAATCCTTTAGTTTTATTTTTAAAAAATAAACTGAAGTTCAGCAATTCGCTGGCTGCTACTACAACAATCGTCTTTTTTATATTTCTAATTGTGGGTTTTATACTTCTGTTTGTTCCTTTAATTATTTCACAGGCAAATAATTTGGCACTATTAGATACCGCTCAACTTCAAACAAAATTCATAGAAACTGAGAAACATCTTGAAGATTACTTTAATATTCAGCATATTGACTTAAATAAAATTATAAAAGACTCTAAACTTACTTCGGTATTGGATTTTAGTTATTTTACCGGATTTATCAATTCAATTATTAATTTCATGGCCGATATGGGAATGGGATTGGTTTCTGTTTTCTTTATCACTTTCTTTTTTATTAAAGATCAGGATATTTTTAAAAATCAGGCCAGAAGAGTACTTCCTGATTCAAATGAAGATAAAATCCTGAATTCAATCACAAAAATAAACCACTTATTAACACGCTATTTTATTGGTTTGCTGTTACAATTAATTGTGGTATTTGTCCTGTATTTAATTGTATTGCTAATATTTGGAAATGAAAACGCTTTTGTCATTGCTTTTTTATGCGCAATTCTAAACATAATTCCATATTTAGGGCCAATTATCGGGACAACACTGGCTGGGATCTTAACGATGATCAGTATGATTGGCCAGGATTTTCAATCTGAAATAGTACCAAAAACAATCTATGTGATTATAGGCTTTTTGATAGTACAAGCGATTGACAATAATATTAGCCAGCCAATAATTTCATCAAAAAGTGTAAATTCGCACCCGTTGGAAATATTCTTGATAATCCTGATCAGTGGAATCACATTTGGAATTGTAGGTATGATAATAGCAGTTCCCGCATTTACAATGATTAAAGTGATTTTAAAAGAATTTTTTCCTGACAATAAAATTGTGTCCGTATTAACCGAAAGAATTTAG
- a CDS encoding THUMP-like domain-containing protein gives MNTSILHPDIQKFIIQNTGADVTKLALQKNPFPEAEWISILNQIEARTKAKEKLPTWFSTDKIIYPSKVSIEQTSSEKTAAYKASLITGKSLIDLTGGFGVDDYYFSKKFKTIAHCEINKELSSIVKHNFEQLKVGNCTFYADDSMNVLNNFNQKWDWIYIDPSRRNDAKGKVFMLKDCLPNVPESLDFYFEKADSILIKTAPLLDISAGLSELKFVKNIHIIALENEVKELLFEIHNHYSGDITIKTANLLKDKTETFEFVMGEFEYPTYHLPQKFLYEPNSAIMKSGGFDEVSNSFEINKLHKNSHLYTSDELIDFPGRTFEIEKVISYSKNDMKTALLNQQANVTTRNFPDTVENIRKKWKIKNGGNLYCFFTTDKNNSKIVLICRKIT, from the coding sequence TTGAATACTTCTATTTTGCATCCAGATATACAGAAATTTATAATTCAAAATACTGGGGCAGATGTAACAAAATTAGCGCTTCAGAAAAACCCGTTTCCTGAAGCAGAATGGATTTCAATTTTAAATCAGATTGAAGCCAGGACTAAAGCAAAAGAAAAATTACCAACCTGGTTTTCAACTGACAAAATCATTTATCCAAGTAAAGTCTCTATTGAACAAACCTCTTCAGAAAAAACAGCTGCTTACAAAGCTTCTTTAATTACAGGAAAAAGTTTAATAGATTTAACCGGTGGCTTTGGAGTGGATGATTATTATTTTTCTAAGAAGTTCAAAACAATAGCACACTGTGAAATAAATAAAGAGTTATCGTCAATTGTAAAACATAATTTTGAGCAGCTAAAAGTTGGGAACTGCACTTTTTATGCAGATGACTCAATGAATGTTTTAAACAATTTTAATCAAAAATGGGACTGGATTTATATTGATCCATCCCGTAGAAATGATGCTAAAGGCAAAGTTTTCATGCTGAAAGACTGCTTGCCAAATGTTCCGGAATCGTTGGATTTTTACTTCGAAAAAGCAGATTCAATTTTAATTAAAACTGCACCGTTATTAGATATTTCTGCAGGGTTATCTGAATTAAAATTTGTAAAGAATATCCATATTATAGCTTTGGAAAACGAAGTAAAAGAATTGCTTTTTGAAATACATAATCACTATTCTGGTGACATTACTATAAAAACAGCTAATCTTTTAAAGGATAAAACTGAAACTTTCGAATTTGTTATGGGTGAATTTGAATATCCAACCTACCATTTACCTCAAAAGTTTCTGTATGAGCCTAATTCGGCCATTATGAAGTCAGGAGGATTTGATGAAGTTAGCAATTCATTCGAAATAAATAAACTCCACAAAAATTCCCATTTATATACTTCAGATGAATTAATTGATTTTCCGGGACGAACTTTTGAGATCGAGAAAGTAATTTCATATAGCAAAAATGATATGAAAACAGCACTTTTAAATCAACAGGCAAATGTTACGACACGTAATTTTCCTGACACAGTAGAAAACATTCGAAAAAAATGGAAAATAAAAAATGGAGGGAATTTGTATTGTTTTTTTACAACTGATAAAAATAATAGTAAAATAGTTTTAATTTGCAGAAAAATAACTTAA